The region TGACCGACTCCGGCACGTCGGCGATGAGCGACTCCCAGTGGGCGGGGCTCATGGTGGGCGACGAGTCCTACGCGGGGAGCCGGAACTTCTACCGGCTCGAGGCCGCCGTGCGCGAGATCACGGGCTACAAGCACGTGATCCCCACGCACCAGGGGCGCATGGCGGAGCACCTCCTCTTCTCGGCGCTCCTCAAGCCCGGACAGATCGTCCCGAACAACAGCCACTTCGACACCACGCGCGCGAACGTCGAGGCGCAGGGCGCCGAGGCGCTGGACCTCGTCATCGCCGAAGGGCTCGACCCCTCGAACGAGCACCCGTTCAAGGGGAACATGGACCTCGCGCGGCTGGAGAGGCTCCTCAGCGAGCACGGGAAGGCGAAGGTCCCGCTCGTGATGCTCACGATCACGAACAACTCAGGCGGCGGACAGCCGGTTTCGCTCGCGAACGCGCGCGCCGTGCGGCAGGTGTGCGACCGGCACGGCGTGCCGCTCTTCTTCGACGCGTGCCGCTTCGCCGAGAACGCGTACTTCGTCCAGCAGCGCGAGCCGGAGTGCTCCAGCTTGTCCGTGCGCGAGATCGCGCGCGCGATGTTCGACTGCGGCGCGGGCTGCACGATGAGCGCGAAGAAGGACGGGCTCGTGAACATCGGTGGGTTCCTGGGATTCCAGGCGGACGCGCTCGAGCCCTCGATCACGAATCTCCTCCTGCGAGTGGAAGGCTTCCCCACCTACGGGGGCCTCGCCGGGCGCGACCTCGAGGCGATGGCGCGCGGACTCCAGGAGGTGCTGGACGAGGACTACCTCGCCTTCCGCGTCCACCAGGTCCAGCAGCTCGGAACGATGCTGGACGAAGCCGGGGTGCCCATCGTGAAGCCCGTGGGTGGGCACGCGGTCTACGTGGACGCGCGCCGCTTCTTCTCCACGATCCCGCAGGCGGAGTTCCCGGGCCAGACCCTCGTCGTGGCGCTCTACCGCGAATTCGGCATCCGGGCGGTGGAGGTGGGGTCGCTCATGTTCGGCCACAAGGACCCGGCGAGCGGCCGGGACGTCTTCCCCAAGCTCGATCTCGTGCGGCTCGCGGTCCCACGCCGCGTGTACACGTACGAGCAGATGCGCTACGTCGCCCAGTCCATCGCCGCGATCCACGCGAAGCGTGACGCGTACCGGGGACTGAGGCTCACGTACGAGGCGCCGGTGCTCCGGCACTTCACGGCCCGCCTCGAGGAGATCACCCCCGTGGCGGCGCCGGCCTAGCCTTCGCCCTCGCTCGGGCGACACAGCCGCCCCGGGCGACATCCGCTTCCGGCGGGGTATACTTCCGAAAACGATCGACCGGTCGTTCCGTTGCCGCGGATGGAACGAGCGGTCGTTCCACTTCGGTGAGGCCGCATGTCCCTGGAGTCCTTCCATCCCACCGTCCGCCGCTGGTTCGAGGAGCGGATCGGTACGCCCTCGGCGCCCCAGGTCGAGGGCTGGCCGCGGATCCGCGAGGGTGGCCACACGCTGATCGCGGCCCCGACGGGGACCGGTAAGACGCTCGCCGCGTTCCTCTGGGCCATCGACGGTTTGCTCCGGGAAGGCGCCTCCCTTCCGGACGAGACACGCGTCCTCTACGTCTCGCCGCTCAAGGCTTTGGGGAACGACGTTCAGAAGAACCTCCAGGGCCCCCTCGCGGAGCTCCTGGCGCTCGACCCCTCCCTGGCCGCGCTCCGCGTGCTCGTCCGGACCGGCGACACGCCCGCGAGCGAGCGCCAGTCCATGGGAAGACGGCCCCCGCACATCCTCGTCACGACGCCGGAATCCCTCTACATCCTCCTCACGAGCAAGGGCGGGCGGGAGCTGCTGCGCACGGTGCGCACCGTGATCGTGGACGAGATCCACGCCGTCGCGGGGAGCAAGCGCGGAGCTCACCTCGCGCTCTCGCTGGAGCGGCTCACGGCGCTCGCCGGGGATGTCCAGCGGATCGGGCTCTCGGCCACCCAGAAGCCCGTTTCCGAGATCGCGAGCCTCCTCGCGGGAGACGGCCGCGACTGCTCCATCGTGGACGTGGGACATCGCCGCGCGCTCGACCTCGCGATCGAGGTGCCGGGGTCGCC is a window of Candidatus Eisenbacteria bacterium DNA encoding:
- a CDS encoding tryptophanase, producing the protein MRFPAEPFRIKVVEPLRYVSREERAEHLARAGLNLFAVPADSIYVDLLTDSGTSAMSDSQWAGLMVGDESYAGSRNFYRLEAAVREITGYKHVIPTHQGRMAEHLLFSALLKPGQIVPNNSHFDTTRANVEAQGAEALDLVIAEGLDPSNEHPFKGNMDLARLERLLSEHGKAKVPLVMLTITNNSGGGQPVSLANARAVRQVCDRHGVPLFFDACRFAENAYFVQQREPECSSLSVREIARAMFDCGAGCTMSAKKDGLVNIGGFLGFQADALEPSITNLLLRVEGFPTYGGLAGRDLEAMARGLQEVLDEDYLAFRVHQVQQLGTMLDEAGVPIVKPVGGHAVYVDARRFFSTIPQAEFPGQTLVVALYREFGIRAVEVGSLMFGHKDPASGRDVFPKLDLVRLAVPRRVYTYEQMRYVAQSIAAIHAKRDAYRGLRLTYEAPVLRHFTARLEEITPVAAPA